The DNA sequence GCCGATGCGCGCACGGGCCTCGGCCAGGTGTCGGCGGCGCTCGCGGGCTGGCGCGCCGACGCGGGCTGGACCGCCACGAACCGCGACCACGCGGCCGCGTGGAACGCGCGCGTGACCGAGCTGACCACGCACGTGCCGCAGGACACGCTGCCGTACGACGCGGAGGTGATCGGCGCGGTGCGCGATTCGGCGGCGGACGCCGGACGCGACAGCGCGCGCGACGATCTGGTCGTGTGCGCGGCCGGCACGCTGCCGGCCGAGCTGCACAAGCTGTGGCGCAGCGGCGTGCCGGGCAACTATCACATGGACTACGCGTACTCGTGCATGGGCTACGAAATCGCCGGCGGCCTCGGCGCGAAGCTCGCGCGGCCCGAGCGCGAAGTGATCGTGATCGTCGGCGACGGCTCGTACATGATGCTCAACGCGGAACTCGCGACGTCGGTGATGCTAGGCCGCAAGATCATCGTCGTGATCCTCGACAACCGCGGCTACGGCTGCATCGAGCGGCTGCAGCTGAGCTGCGGCGGCGCGAGCTTCAACAACATGCTCGACGACTGCGTGCCGGAAGGCGGCGCGCGCTCGACGATCGACTTCGCGATGCATGCGCGTGCGATGGGCGCCGAAGCCGTGCACGTGCGCGACGTGGCCGAGCTGCGCCGCGAACTGACGCGGGCGCGCGCGGCGAGGACGAGCCAGGTGCTGGTGATCGACACGACGCACGCGCGCACGACCGCCGACGGCGGCGCATGGTGGGAAGTCGCGGTGCCGCAGGTGTCCGCCCGCGACGGCGTCGAACGCGCGCACCGTACGTATCTCGACGCGAAAACCCGGCAGCGGCGCTGACGTCGCCTCGCCTGCAACGGTGAAACCCCTGTTCGACCTTCTAACCCAGGAACGCACGTGATGAGCTGGAACGTTCGCATCGGTATCAATCCCCTGTCGTGGATGAACGACGACCTGCCGTCGCTCGGCGGCGAGACGCCGCTGGAGACGGCGCTGAAGGAAGGCGCCGAGATCGGCTATGCGGGCTTCGAGCTCGGCAACAAGTTTCCGAAGACCGGCCCCGAGCTGAAAGCGAAGCTCGCGGAATTCGGCCTCGTGTGCGTGTCGGGCTGGTATTCCGGATTCCTCGCGGAAGTCGCGCCGGGCATGACCGATGCCGATGCCGTCGCCGCCGAGATCGAGCGCTGCCGCGCGCACCTGACGAAGCTGCAGCACAACGACGTGAAGGTGGTCGTCTACGGCGAATGCGCGGGCACGATCCAGGGCAGCATCGACACGCCGGTCGCGAAGCGGCCACGCTTCGTCGACGACGAAGCGTGGCAGCGCTATGCGGCCCGGCTCGACGCGTTCGGCGCGCACCTGCTCGACACCTACGGCATCAAGCTCGCGTACCACCACCATATGGGCGCGTACGTCGAATCGCCGGCCGACGTCGACCGGCTGATGGCGCTGACCGATCCCGCCAAGGTGTTCCTGCTGTTCGACACCGGCCACGCGTACTTCGGCGGCGCGGCAGATCCCGTCGCGCTGCTGAAGAAGCACGTCGCGCGCGTCGTGCACGTGCACTGCAAGGACGTGCGGCCGCAGGTCGTCACGCAGGCGCGCAACGGCGGCTGGAGCTTCCTGAACGGGGTGATCAACGGCACCTTCACGGTGCCGGGCGACGGCGCGCTCGATTACGAGGCGACGCTGCGCACGCTGCGGGACGCCGGCTACGAAGGCTGGCTGGTGGTCGAGGCCGAGCAGGATCCGGCCGTCGCGCCGAGCTATCAGTATGCGAAGAAGGGTTACGACACGCTGCGCGCGATCGTCGAACGGCTGAGCGCCTGAGCGCTCCCGTACGACGCGCACCGTCATCTGAACGAGGACCACTCCATGACGATTTCTCCCCTGCTGGTCAAGGCGTCGCCCGAGCGCGAAATCTGCAACGTGACGCCGGAGTCGGCCGGCTGGCAGCACGTCGGCTTTCGCGCGCTGCGCCTGCGCGCCGGCGACACCGAAACGCTCGACACCGGCGCGCGCGAGCTGTGCGTCGTCGTGCTGACCGGCACGGTGCGCGCCGAGGTCGACGGCCACACGTACGACGCGCTCGGCAAGCGCGACAGCGTGTTCGACGACGTGTCGCCGGACGCGCTGTACGTGCCCGGCGGCAAGACCGTCACGCTGGTCGCGACGCGCGACGCGGAAGTCGCGCTGTGCACCGCGCCGTGCGTGAGCGGCGACAAGCAGGTACAGCGGCTCGACGGCGAACGGATGCGCCGCGCGGTGCGCGGGCAAGGCACCAACACGCGCTACGTGTGCGACATCCTGATGGGCGACAACCCGGCGGCGGACCGCCTGCTCGTCGTCGAGGTGGTCACGCCCGCGAGCCATTCGAGCAGCTACCCGCCGCACAAGCACGATCGCGACGCGGCGCCCGACGAGACCTCGCTCGAGGAAACCTATTACCACCGGATCGATCCGCCGCAAGGCTTCGCGTTCCAGCGCGTGTACACCGACGATCGCAGCCTCGACGAGGCCTGCGTGGTGGAGAACCACGACGTGGTGATGGTGCCGCGCGGCTATCACCCGGTGGTCGCGCCGCACGGCTACAACCTGTACTACCTGAACGTGATGGCCGGCCCGAGCCGCGCATGGGCGTTCAAGAACGATCCCGCGCACGAGTGGATGCTCGATGCGGCGCCGAAGCGCTGACGTGCGGAAACGTCCGAGCAGTGAATGGAACGCGGGCTGGGCGGCCCGTGACGATGGGACGCCCGGCATGCGCATGCGCATGAGCCTGCGCAGCCGGCAATGCTACGGAGCCGTCATGGCGACGCCCCGCTTTCGCCTCGCATCGCACACGTTCGACGACGATGCGTCGAGCCCGGCGCTGTCGAACTTCAATGCGGCCGTCGCGCGTCGAATCGGCGAACTCGCGCGTCGTCGAATGTTTGCGGCGGCACGTCGGCGCGACCGCGCTGGCGATGCGCGCATCACGGTGCGCGTCGACGCATAACGGCGCGAACGGCGCACGCGCACCGTTCGCGCGATCCCGCGCGCCGGTCAGTTCAACCCGCCGCTCACCACCACGTGCTCGCCGGTCATCCAGCGCGCATCGTCCGACGCGAGGAACACGGCGACCGAGGCGATGTCGTTCGGCTCGCCGAGGCGGCCGAGCGGCGTCTGGCTGAGCACCTGTGCTTCGAGATCGGAACCGGTGATGCCCGCGGCATGCGTGCCCTCGGTCACGATCATCCCCGGGTTGATCGCGTTCACGCGGATCTTGCGCGCGCCGAGTTCGAGCGCGAGCACGCCGGTGATCGCGTCGACCGCGCCCTTGGTGCCGCTGTACACGGCGCTCGCCGGCGGCGTGATGCTCGTCACGACCGAGCTGATGTTGATGATGCTCGCGCCTTCGCCGAGATGCTTGACGGCCGCCTGCGTCGTCAGCAGCAGGCCGAACACGTTGGTGTCGAACTGCCGGCGATAGTGCTCTTCGGTGATCGCTTCGATCGGCGCGAATTCGTAGACGCCGGAGTTGTTGACCAGCACGTCGAGACGGCCATAGGTCTCGATCGCGGTGTCGACGATGCGCTGCGCATCCGCGCCCTTCGACACGTCGCCGCCGACGGCGACCGCGCGCCCGCCCGCCTCGACGATCGCGCCGACGACCGCGTCGGCGCCGGCCTTGCTGCTCGCGTAGTTGACGACGACCGACGCGCCTTCGGCGGCCAGCGCCTTGGCGATTGCTGCGCCGATGCCCTTGGATGCGCCCGTGACGATTGCGACCTTGCCTGCCAGCTTGCTCATGATTTCGTTCCTCGATCGGAAGACTTCGATGGATGGGTACCGGTTACGCGCGATGCGCTGCACCGTCCTTGCTGGCAATCTTCGCGGTTTGGGCCGCCGCGATAAAGCGGCTCGACGCGAATTGACTGGCGGGGTTTGACGAACAATCGGCGCAACGCGCGTGCGCTCGGTCGGGGCTCGGTCGGGGCTCGGTCGGGGCTCGGTCGGGGCTCGGTCGGGGCTCGGTCGGAGCTCAGTCGGCGCTCGGTGGCCCGGTCGGGCATCAACCGGCGCTCAACCACGCGCTGACGACGTCGCCGCCGAGTTCGGCGAGCGCGCCGTCGTGGACGATCCGTCCGCGCCCCATCACCGCGACGCGCTGCGCGAGCCGCGGCGCGAGCTGCAGCCGCTGCTCGATCAGCAGGATCGCGACGCCGTCGGCCTGCAGCGCGGCGAGGCACGCGCCGACTTCGTCGACGGCGCGCGGCGCGAGCCCTTCGGCCGGCTCGTCGACGATCAGCACGCGCGGCCGGCCGGCGAGCGCGCGCACCAGCGCGAGCACCTGCTGCTCGCCGCCCGACAGCCGGCCGGCCTTCACGTCGGCGCGCGCGCCGAGCAGCGCAAAGCGCTCGAGCAGCGCGTCGAGCGCGGCGCGCCCGGCCGCGCCGCGCATGCCGCGCAAGCCGAGCCGCAGGTTGTCGCGCACGCTGAGCAGCGGAAACACGTCGCGACTTTCGGCCACGTACGCGACGCCCCGCCGCGCGATCTCGAACGGGCGCGCGCCCGCGGATTCGAGGCCGTCGATGCGCACCGAGCCCGCGGTGCGCACGAGCCCCATCACGGCCTTCGCGAGCGTCGAGCGGCCCGAGCCGTTGCGGCCGAGCAGCGCGAGCGTCTCGCCCGCGGCGAGCGTGAGATCGACGCCGTCGAGCACGGGCTGCAGCGCATACCATGCGCGCAGGCTGCGGATGTCGAGCAGCGCGCTCATGCGCCGTCACCGAGATACGCGGCGCGCACGGCGGCATCGGCGCGGATCGCATCGGGCGCGCCGGTCGCGACCACCGCGCCGCGCACGAGCACCGTGATGCGCTCGGCGAAGCCGAACACCGCGTCCATGTCGTGCTCGATCATCAGCACCGTGCGGCCTTGCGTGGTCGCGCGGATCAGCGCGAGCATCCGCGCCGCCTGGTCGCGGCTCATGCCGGCCGTCGGTTCGTCGAGCAGCAGCGTGCGCGCGCCGCTCGCGAGCGCGATGCCGAGATCGAGCGCGCGCTGCTCCGCGTAGCCGAGCTCGCCCGCACGCGTCGCGTGCCACGCATCGAGGCCGACGTCGTGCAGCACGCGCGCGGCCGCGCGATCGACGGACGGCGACTCGCGCAGCCGGTTCCACCAGCGGCGCCGCTCGGCCGGCGCGTGCAGCGCCGCGCAGCGCAGGTTGTCGAACACGCTGAGTTGCGCGAACGCGCTGGTCTGCTGAAAGCTGCGGCCGATGCCGAGCCGGCTCGCGACGACCGGGCCGCGCCCGCGCAACTCGACGCCGTGCAGCACGACGCGCCCGCGGGTCGGCCGCGTCGCGCCGGCGATCACGCCGAACAGCGTCGACTTGCCGGCGCCGTTCGGCCCGATCAGTGCGTGACGCTCGCCGCTCGGCACGCTCAGGTCGATCCCGTCGAGCACGGTCTGCGCGCCGAAGCGCTGGACGATGCCGTGCAGTGCGATCGCATCGCCGTTCATCGGCCGTCCTCGCGCGCATCGCGCGCATCGGGCGCATCGGGCGCATCGGGCGCATCGGGCGCATCCGGCGCATCCGGCGCATCGGGCACATCGGGCACATCGGGCACATCGGGCACATCGTGCGCCCGGCCCGCGAGCCGCGCGCGCCAGCCCCACAGCAGCATGCCGATGCCGGCCGCCGAAGCGGCGACGGCCCAGCCGGCCGGCGCGTCGGCGTCGATCCGCCATACGCCGAACGCGCTACCGCCGCCGTCGTCCTGCGCGAAGCGCCAGGCGTAACCGAGCTCGGCCGCGCAGACGATCGCGATCGCCCAGAACGCGCCCGCGCCGACGCCGCACAGCATGCGCCAGCGCTCGACGGCCGGCGCGCCGCGGCGCCACGCGTGCGCGCAGGCCTGCGCGACGCCCGCGATCCCGCGCGGCGCGGCGACCACGACCGCGACGAACAGCACGCCGAGATACAGCGCCCACGCGCGCGACACGCCGGCGACGACCACGCTGAGCGCGGTCAGCACCACCGCGCCGAGCGCCGGCCCGAAGAACGTGCCGGTGCCGCCGATCACCGCGGCGATCAGCACGGTCGCGGAGCGCGCCATCGACACGCTGTCGGGCGTCGCGATCTCGACGTCGATCAGCGTCAGCGTGCCGGCGACGCCCGCGAAGAACGAGGCGCAGGTGACCATCGCGAGCCGCACGTGGCGCGGCTCGGTGCCGAGCGCGGCGACGCGCGCCGGGTTGTCGCGCACCGCGTTCGCGAGGCGCGCGAGCGGCGTGCGCGTCAGCGCGTACATCGCCAGCGCCGAGCCGATGCACCATGCGGCGATCAGCGCGTATGCGTGCGTCGGCGCGCCGAATTGCCAGCCGCCCCACGGCGTGCCGCCCGCGCGGTCGATCGGCACGCCGCCGACGCCGCCGAACCATGCGGGCACGCTCCACGCGGCCGCCGCGACGCACTCGCCGATACCGAGCGTGATCATCGCGAACACGGTGCCCGCGCGACGCGTCGCGAGCAGGCCGGCGACGCAGCCGAACGCCGCGCCGGCCACGCCGCCGACGAGCGGCAGCAGCGGCAGCGGAGCGCCCACCCGATTGAACCAGTGCGCGGCGGCGAACGCGCCGACGCCGGCGACGGCCGCATGGCCGAACGACAGCAGCCCGGTCGTGCCGAGCTGCAGGTTGTACGACAGCGCGAGCACGACGAGCGCGGCCGTCTGCGCGAGATAGCCGAGTACCGCGCCCTGCGGCCACAGCCATGCCGGCAGCACCGCGC is a window from the Burkholderia vietnamiensis LMG 10929 genome containing:
- a CDS encoding ABC transporter ATP-binding protein, which gives rise to MNGDAIALHGIVQRFGAQTVLDGIDLSVPSGERHALIGPNGAGKSTLFGVIAGATRPTRGRVVLHGVELRGRGPVVASRLGIGRSFQQTSAFAQLSVFDNLRCAALHAPAERRRWWNRLRESPSVDRAAARVLHDVGLDAWHATRAGELGYAEQRALDLGIALASGARTLLLDEPTAGMSRDQAARMLALIRATTQGRTVLMIEHDMDAVFGFAERITVLVRGAVVATGAPDAIRADAAVRAAYLGDGA
- a CDS encoding ABC transporter ATP-binding protein; this encodes MSALLDIRSLRAWYALQPVLDGVDLTLAAGETLALLGRNGSGRSTLAKAVMGLVRTAGSVRIDGLESAGARPFEIARRGVAYVAESRDVFPLLSVRDNLRLGLRGMRGAAGRAALDALLERFALLGARADVKAGRLSGGEQQVLALVRALAGRPRVLIVDEPAEGLAPRAVDEVGACLAALQADGVAILLIEQRLQLAPRLAQRVAVMGRGRIVHDGALAELGGDVVSAWLSAG
- the iolE gene encoding myo-inosose-2 dehydratase; the encoded protein is MSWNVRIGINPLSWMNDDLPSLGGETPLETALKEGAEIGYAGFELGNKFPKTGPELKAKLAEFGLVCVSGWYSGFLAEVAPGMTDADAVAAEIERCRAHLTKLQHNDVKVVVYGECAGTIQGSIDTPVAKRPRFVDDEAWQRYAARLDAFGAHLLDTYGIKLAYHHHMGAYVESPADVDRLMALTDPAKVFLLFDTGHAYFGGAADPVALLKKHVARVVHVHCKDVRPQVVTQARNGGWSFLNGVINGTFTVPGDGALDYEATLRTLRDAGYEGWLVVEAEQDPAVAPSYQYAKKGYDTLRAIVERLSA
- the iolB gene encoding 5-deoxy-glucuronate isomerase — encoded protein: MTISPLLVKASPEREICNVTPESAGWQHVGFRALRLRAGDTETLDTGARELCVVVLTGTVRAEVDGHTYDALGKRDSVFDDVSPDALYVPGGKTVTLVATRDAEVALCTAPCVSGDKQVQRLDGERMRRAVRGQGTNTRYVCDILMGDNPAADRLLVVEVVTPASHSSSYPPHKHDRDAAPDETSLEETYYHRIDPPQGFAFQRVYTDDRSLDEACVVENHDVVMVPRGYHPVVAPHGYNLYYLNVMAGPSRAWAFKNDPAHEWMLDAAPKR
- a CDS encoding glucose 1-dehydrogenase: MSKLAGKVAIVTGASKGIGAAIAKALAAEGASVVVNYASSKAGADAVVGAIVEAGGRAVAVGGDVSKGADAQRIVDTAIETYGRLDVLVNNSGVYEFAPIEAITEEHYRRQFDTNVFGLLLTTQAAVKHLGEGASIINISSVVTSITPPASAVYSGTKGAVDAITGVLALELGARKIRVNAINPGMIVTEGTHAAGITGSDLEAQVLSQTPLGRLGEPNDIASVAVFLASDDARWMTGEHVVVSGGLN